From Chromohalobacter canadensis, one genomic window encodes:
- the pyrC gene encoding dihydroorotase, with protein sequence MSESPTRLRLRRPDDWHLHLRDGDVMRLVLPATSRVYGRAIVMPNLMPPITTLEAAEAYRARILEAVPAGHDFTPLMTCYLNESVSAETLEAGHASGLLTAAKLYPANATTNSQHGVKRIADIYPLLETMQRIGMPLLVHGEVTRGEIDIFDREKTFIDEVMIPLRQRFPALKVVFEHITTGDAAQYVLEGDANLAATLTPQHLAHNRNDMLVGGIRPHLYCLPILKRAEHQRALRAAVASGHPRFFLGTDSAPHVVAAKETACGCAGVFNAQASLSVYAEVFEEEGALEHFAAFCSENGPRFYGLPLNDEEIELERRPWTMPERTEGHGETLKPFKAGETLAWTANAGRD encoded by the coding sequence ATGTCCGAGTCCCCCACCCGTCTTCGCCTCCGCCGCCCCGACGACTGGCACCTTCACCTGCGCGATGGTGACGTGATGCGCCTGGTGCTGCCTGCTACCAGTCGGGTCTATGGGCGCGCCATCGTGATGCCCAATCTGATGCCGCCGATCACTACGCTGGAGGCGGCCGAGGCTTACCGCGCACGGATCCTCGAGGCGGTGCCGGCCGGTCATGACTTCACGCCGCTGATGACTTGCTACCTCAACGAGAGTGTCAGTGCCGAGACGCTGGAGGCGGGGCATGCCAGTGGATTGCTGACGGCGGCCAAGCTGTACCCGGCCAATGCCACCACCAACTCGCAGCATGGCGTCAAACGTATCGCGGACATCTACCCGCTGCTCGAGACGATGCAGCGCATCGGCATGCCGCTGCTGGTGCATGGCGAAGTCACGCGTGGCGAGATCGATATCTTCGATCGCGAGAAGACCTTCATTGACGAGGTGATGATCCCGCTGCGCCAGCGTTTCCCGGCACTCAAGGTGGTGTTCGAGCACATTACTACCGGCGATGCTGCGCAGTATGTCCTGGAGGGCGATGCCAACCTGGCCGCGACATTGACGCCGCAGCATCTGGCGCACAACCGCAACGACATGCTGGTCGGCGGCATTCGTCCGCATCTGTATTGCCTGCCGATCCTCAAGCGGGCCGAACATCAGCGGGCGTTGCGCGCGGCGGTGGCCAGCGGTCATCCGCGGTTCTTCCTGGGCACCGACTCGGCGCCGCACGTGGTCGCCGCCAAGGAAACGGCCTGCGGCTGCGCCGGGGTGTTCAACGCCCAGGCGTCGTTGTCGGTATACGCGGAGGTGTTCGAGGAAGAGGGCGCACTCGAGCACTTCGCGGCATTCTGCTCGGAGAACGGCCCGCGCTTCTATGGCCTGCCGCTCAACGATGAGGAAATCGAGCTCGAACGTCGCCCTTGGACGATGCCCGAGCGTACCGAAGGTCACGGCGAGACATTGAAGCCCTTCAAGGCCGGTGAAACCCTGGCCTGGACGGCTAACGCCGGACGCGATTGA
- a CDS encoding MFS transporter, which yields MSHTGMSSSDSTARLGFAGVAFAFLVTMLGTTLPTPLYPGYQTAFDFSQLVITVIFAAYAVGVIAALLITGRWSDQLGRRPLLFAGLVAAALSDVVFLAADGLSTLLAGRVLSGISAGIFTGTATVAVVESAPAAWKRTATFVATAANMGGLGLGPVVAGALGEYAAWPLHLAYVVHLGLLTIAVLGVAVASETVTRPPRVRLRIQRLKVPAEVRGVFVPAVIAGFAGFAVLGFFTATAPAFMSQVLGHSNLLAIGLVAGCVFFASTLGQLVQGRLPEAHRLPLGCAVVIVGALIVGAGLASTMLWVFLLGALVVGLGQGVAFRAGLGAVAAACPLNQRGAVTSTFFVIAYVAISIPVVGIGLVARLIGLQATGVGFAIGVAALAGVALVSLQRQRAATVVR from the coding sequence ATGTCCCACACGGGTATGTCCTCAAGTGATTCGACGGCGCGGCTGGGCTTTGCCGGGGTCGCCTTCGCGTTTCTCGTGACCATGCTTGGCACGACGTTGCCGACACCGCTCTACCCAGGCTATCAGACGGCCTTCGACTTCTCGCAGCTCGTCATCACGGTGATATTCGCCGCCTATGCCGTGGGCGTCATCGCCGCGCTGTTGATCACCGGGCGCTGGTCGGATCAGTTGGGGCGTCGTCCGCTACTGTTTGCGGGTTTGGTGGCAGCGGCGCTTAGCGATGTCGTCTTCCTTGCGGCCGATGGTCTTTCCACGTTGCTGGCTGGGCGCGTGCTGTCGGGGATCTCGGCCGGTATTTTCACCGGCACGGCGACGGTGGCCGTGGTCGAGTCGGCACCGGCGGCCTGGAAGCGCACGGCGACCTTCGTGGCTACCGCCGCCAACATGGGCGGCCTGGGTTTGGGGCCGGTGGTTGCGGGCGCCTTGGGTGAATACGCCGCGTGGCCGCTACACCTGGCGTACGTTGTTCACCTGGGGCTGCTGACCATCGCCGTGCTGGGGGTTGCCGTGGCATCGGAAACCGTGACGCGGCCACCCCGGGTTCGCCTGCGCATACAGCGTCTTAAGGTGCCCGCCGAAGTGCGTGGCGTGTTCGTGCCGGCGGTGATTGCCGGGTTCGCCGGTTTCGCGGTGCTGGGGTTCTTTACCGCCACTGCACCGGCGTTCATGAGCCAGGTGCTGGGGCATTCGAACCTGCTGGCGATCGGCCTGGTGGCCGGCTGCGTTTTTTTCGCCTCGACACTGGGACAGCTCGTGCAGGGGCGTCTGCCCGAGGCGCATCGCTTGCCGCTAGGGTGCGCCGTGGTGATTGTCGGCGCATTGATCGTTGGGGCGGGATTGGCGTCGACGATGCTTTGGGTTTTCCTGCTGGGGGCGCTGGTCGTTGGCCTGGGCCAGGGGGTTGCCTTTCGCGCCGGGCTGGGCGCCGTGGCGGCGGCATGCCCGCTGAATCAGCGTGGCGCGGTGACGTCGACCTTCTTCGTGATCGCCTATGTGGCGATTTCGATTCCCGTGGTGGGCATCGGCCTGGTGGCGCGGCTCATCGGCCTGCAAGCCACCGGCGTGGGATTCGCCATCGGCGTCGCCGCACTGGCGGGCGTTGCTTTGGTATCATTGCAGCGTCAGCGTGCCGCCACGGTGGTGCGTTAA
- the gmk gene encoding guanylate kinase, producing MPTQLPSKGTLYIVSAPSGAGKTSLVRALLERIEGIQVSVSHTTRAMRPGERNGVNYHFVDVESFEHLIDSGDFIEYAQVFDNYYGTSRAAVQALLDAGQDVILEIDWQGARQVRAAFDEAVSVFILPPSREALHARLAGRGTDDEATIARRMRDAVDEMSHYAEYEHIIINDTFAHALDELSFLVHAERTRVTRVRAAHAPLLAALLSRVEDVE from the coding sequence ATGCCCACTCAGCTTCCGTCAAAAGGGACACTCTACATCGTCTCGGCGCCTTCCGGCGCGGGCAAGACCAGCCTGGTACGCGCCCTGCTCGAACGCATCGAAGGTATCCAGGTCAGCGTCTCGCACACTACGCGCGCCATGCGCCCCGGCGAGCGCAACGGCGTCAACTACCACTTCGTCGACGTCGAGTCCTTCGAACACCTGATCGACAGCGGCGATTTCATCGAATATGCGCAGGTCTTCGACAACTACTACGGCACCTCACGTGCCGCCGTGCAGGCCCTGCTCGACGCCGGACAAGACGTGATTCTGGAAATCGACTGGCAAGGAGCTCGCCAAGTGCGTGCGGCCTTCGACGAGGCGGTCTCGGTGTTCATTCTGCCGCCTTCGCGTGAGGCGCTCCACGCGCGGCTTGCCGGGCGCGGCACCGATGACGAGGCAACTATCGCCCGGCGCATGCGCGATGCGGTCGACGAGATGTCACACTACGCCGAATACGAACACATCATCATCAACGACACCTTCGCGCATGCGCTCGACGAGCTGAGTTTTCTGGTGCATGCCGAACGCACCCGCGTGACACGCGTCCGGGCCGCACACGCGCCACTGCTGGCGGCGCTCTTGTCACGCGTGGAAGACGTCGAGTAG
- the rpoZ gene encoding DNA-directed RNA polymerase subunit omega, whose product MARVTVEDCLDNVDNRFQLVMIATQRSRQLARGSRDAQLAWENDKPTVMALREIAAGLVDVNVLDEVVDPPAPKPRPEREYND is encoded by the coding sequence ATGGCACGCGTTACCGTAGAAGATTGCCTCGACAACGTCGATAACCGTTTTCAGTTGGTGATGATCGCCACACAGCGTTCACGTCAGCTCGCCCGCGGCTCGCGCGATGCCCAATTGGCGTGGGAAAACGACAAGCCCACGGTCATGGCATTGCGCGAAATCGCAGCCGGCCTGGTCGATGTCAACGTCCTCGACGAAGTCGTCGACCCGCCCGCTCCCAAGCCGCGTCCTGAGCGAGAGTACAACGACTAA
- the spoT gene encoding bifunctional GTP diphosphokinase/guanosine-3',5'-bis pyrophosphate 3'-pyrophosphohydrolase → MFTIDDLADRLGGYLPPEEILHVKRAFYYAEQAHDGQRRRSGEPYVTHPLAVANILANMHMDHQSLMAAMLHDVIEDTGITKEALTQQFGEPVAELVDGVSKLTQITFEDKAVAQAENFQKMVLAMSQDIRVIIVKLADRLHNMRTLGALRPDKKRRIARETLEIYARIAGRLGINTIRVELEDLSFQAIHPMRAERIKRAVTKARGNRRSMMRQIQDSLQKCLDDDALGGSVVGRQKHLLSIYRKMRDQRKPFAEIMDVFGFRIITDDVDTCYRILGAVHNLYKPVPGRFKDYIAIPKANGYQSLHTTLFGPSGMPVEVQIRTREMEAMANNGIAAHWLYKAGQTERPIGAGSHARAREWVRGLLEMQRHAGNSLEFIEHVKNDLFPDDIYVFTPKGDIMELPGGATAVDFAYSVHTDIGNSCIACRIDRHLAPLSSTLESGQTLEIITAPGARPNLAWLNFVVTAKARSAIRHALKHQQRTESVQLGRRLLNRALSAFETSLEELPEHRLAAVLEELDIKHEDDLLESIGLGTRMAYAIARRLMECNTPETAEEVATASRSGMPIVINGAEGMIISFARCCYPLPGDPIVGHLSVGKGIVVHRHDCGNLRELRDDPDKLFALAWSQQIDQDFPVALRLHVETRRGLVAELAGLATDADANIERIGIEERDARLSIVNLTLAVHDRVHLASIMKRLRNLPHVGKITRVRS, encoded by the coding sequence ATGTTCACCATCGACGATCTCGCGGACCGACTCGGCGGCTACTTACCCCCCGAGGAGATTCTGCACGTCAAGCGCGCCTTCTACTATGCCGAGCAGGCCCATGACGGCCAGCGGCGGCGCTCCGGCGAGCCCTACGTCACCCACCCGCTGGCGGTCGCCAACATCCTCGCCAATATGCACATGGACCATCAAAGCCTGATGGCCGCCATGCTGCACGACGTCATCGAAGATACCGGCATCACCAAGGAGGCGTTGACCCAGCAATTCGGCGAGCCCGTGGCTGAACTGGTCGATGGCGTCTCCAAGCTGACCCAGATCACCTTCGAGGACAAGGCGGTCGCCCAGGCGGAAAACTTCCAGAAGATGGTCCTGGCGATGTCCCAGGACATCCGCGTCATCATCGTCAAGCTTGCCGACCGCTTGCACAACATGCGTACCCTCGGGGCACTGCGTCCCGACAAGAAGCGCCGCATTGCCCGTGAGACGCTGGAAATCTACGCGCGTATCGCCGGGCGTCTGGGTATCAATACCATTCGCGTCGAACTCGAGGATCTGTCGTTTCAGGCGATCCACCCGATGCGCGCCGAGCGCATCAAGCGTGCGGTCACCAAGGCGCGCGGCAATCGCCGTTCGATGATGCGCCAGATTCAGGACAGCCTGCAGAAGTGCCTCGATGACGATGCGCTGGGCGGCAGCGTAGTGGGTCGCCAGAAGCATCTATTGTCGATCTATCGCAAGATGCGCGATCAGCGCAAACCCTTCGCCGAGATCATGGACGTGTTCGGGTTTCGCATCATCACCGATGACGTCGACACCTGTTACCGCATCCTCGGCGCGGTGCACAATCTCTACAAGCCGGTGCCCGGGCGCTTCAAGGACTACATCGCCATCCCCAAGGCCAACGGCTACCAGAGCCTGCACACCACGCTGTTCGGTCCCAGCGGGATGCCCGTTGAGGTGCAGATTCGCACCCGCGAGATGGAAGCGATGGCCAACAACGGTATCGCCGCACACTGGCTGTACAAGGCCGGTCAGACCGAGCGCCCCATCGGCGCCGGTAGCCATGCTCGCGCCCGCGAATGGGTCCGCGGACTGCTTGAGATGCAGCGACACGCCGGTAACTCCCTGGAGTTCATCGAGCACGTCAAGAACGACCTGTTCCCCGACGATATCTACGTGTTCACGCCCAAGGGCGATATCATGGAGCTCCCCGGCGGCGCCACGGCGGTGGATTTCGCGTACAGCGTGCACACCGACATCGGCAACAGCTGCATCGCCTGCCGCATCGACCGCCACTTGGCGCCGCTGTCCTCGACCCTGGAAAGCGGCCAGACGCTGGAGATCATTACCGCGCCCGGCGCCCGACCCAATCTGGCCTGGCTCAACTTCGTGGTCACTGCCAAGGCGCGCTCGGCGATCCGTCACGCCCTCAAGCATCAGCAGCGCACCGAATCCGTGCAACTGGGGCGCCGCTTGCTCAATCGCGCGCTGAGCGCTTTCGAGACCAGCCTCGAGGAACTGCCCGAACATCGCCTGGCGGCAGTACTCGAAGAGCTCGATATCAAACACGAGGACGATCTGCTCGAATCGATCGGGCTCGGCACACGCATGGCCTACGCCATCGCGCGCCGTCTAATGGAGTGCAACACGCCGGAAACGGCCGAGGAAGTCGCCACAGCGTCGCGCTCCGGAATGCCGATCGTGATCAATGGCGCCGAGGGCATGATCATCAGCTTCGCACGCTGCTGCTATCCGCTGCCCGGCGACCCCATCGTCGGCCATCTTTCGGTCGGCAAGGGAATCGTGGTACACCGCCACGATTGTGGTAACCTGCGGGAACTGCGTGACGACCCCGACAAGCTGTTCGCCCTGGCGTGGTCACAGCAGATCGATCAAGATTTCCCGGTGGCGCTGCGCCTGCATGTCGAGACACGGCGCGGCCTGGTCGCCGAACTGGCTGGCCTGGCGACCGACGCCGATGCCAACATCGAACGTATCGGCATCGAAGAACGCGATGCACGCCTGTCGATCGTCAACCTGACGCTGGCCGTCCACGACCGCGTGCATCTAGCCAGTATAATGAAACGACTGCGCAACCTGCCCCACGTCGGCAAGATCACTCGCGTTCGCAGTTGA
- a CDS encoding RidA family protein, translated as MSNKAVINTEQAPAAIGPYSQAIKAGNTVYMSGQIPLDPSTMELVAEDIETQARQVFTNLQAVCHEAAGSLQDIVKLNLYLTDLSNFAVVNQIMEEYFQAPYPARAAVGVKELPKGSQVEAEAVMVIGD; from the coding sequence ATGAGTAACAAAGCCGTCATTAATACCGAGCAGGCGCCGGCCGCCATCGGCCCCTACTCGCAGGCCATCAAGGCCGGCAACACGGTGTACATGTCCGGGCAGATCCCGCTGGACCCCAGCACCATGGAACTCGTCGCCGAGGATATCGAAACCCAAGCGCGCCAGGTCTTCACCAATTTGCAGGCCGTCTGCCATGAAGCCGCTGGCTCGCTACAGGACATCGTCAAGCTCAACCTCTACCTGACCGACCTGAGCAACTTTGCCGTGGTCAACCAGATCATGGAAGAGTACTTCCAGGCCCCTTACCCGGCCCGCGCGGCGGTCGGCGTCAAGGAACTGCCCAAGGGCAGCCAGGTGGAAGCCGAAGCCGTCATGGTCATCGGGGACTGA
- a CDS encoding AraC family transcriptional regulator, with protein sequence MQPVFETLDDEIDQLANTLSRQIQKWAPEEGLTPTAVPGLELVRANSSLTNCIGSTVYDPSLCLIAQGSKRVWLGDREIDYGPLSCMVSAVHLPVLGKVTEASAERPYLGLKLAVDAQEITDLVLELGEGVSEMEEWECAESACGLGRVQAEKGLVEALLRLVSLLDAPQDIRILAPLVRREIFYRALVGEIGLHMRKFAVADTQTHRISKVIAVLKDRFTEPLRVRELADMVNMSESSLFHSFKQVTRMSPVQFQKKLRLHEARRLMLAEGMEAATASFRVGYGSPSHFSREYSRLFGVPPRTDVSKLRGELPQTARA encoded by the coding sequence ATGCAGCCTGTTTTCGAAACACTGGATGATGAGATCGACCAATTGGCGAATACTCTGTCTCGACAGATTCAGAAATGGGCACCGGAAGAGGGGCTGACCCCGACGGCGGTGCCGGGGCTTGAACTGGTGCGCGCCAATTCCTCGTTGACCAACTGTATCGGCTCGACGGTCTACGACCCTTCGCTCTGTCTTATCGCGCAGGGAAGCAAACGCGTATGGCTGGGGGATCGGGAAATCGATTATGGACCGCTGAGCTGCATGGTGTCGGCGGTGCATCTGCCGGTCTTGGGCAAGGTCACCGAAGCCTCAGCGGAGCGACCCTACCTGGGGCTGAAACTCGCCGTCGACGCTCAGGAAATCACCGATCTGGTACTGGAGTTGGGTGAAGGGGTGAGCGAGATGGAGGAGTGGGAGTGCGCCGAGAGTGCTTGCGGCCTCGGGCGCGTACAGGCCGAGAAGGGGCTGGTGGAAGCCTTGCTGCGACTGGTGAGCCTGCTCGATGCCCCCCAGGACATTCGCATTCTCGCGCCGCTGGTGCGACGCGAGATCTTCTATCGTGCGCTGGTTGGCGAGATCGGCCTGCATATGCGCAAGTTCGCGGTGGCCGATACCCAGACCCATCGCATCTCGAAGGTGATCGCGGTACTCAAGGATCGCTTCACCGAGCCGCTGCGCGTTCGCGAGCTGGCGGACATGGTGAACATGAGCGAGTCGTCGCTGTTCCACAGCTTTAAGCAGGTCACGCGAATGTCGCCGGTGCAGTTTCAGAAAAAGCTGCGACTGCACGAAGCGCGAAGGCTGATGCTGGCCGAGGGGATGGAGGCGGCTACCGCCAGTTTCCGCGTAGGGTACGGAAGTCCATCCCATTTCAGCCGCGAGTACAGCCGCCTTTTCGGCGTGCCGCCCCGCACGGACGTGAGCAAGTTGCGCGGCGAGCTGCCGCAGACCGCTCGCGCCTGA
- a CDS encoding efflux RND transporter periplasmic adaptor subunit: MKKFDQKRMPKAGLTHSLGVMLVIALLIGCDARGEADATNAPPPPEVDVATVLREPVTLRETFTGRVASPQTVQVRPRVSGYIDEVAFEEGELVEAGDLLFRIDPRPYEARVQAAKASLAQARSQRQLAEVEAERARTLVGRQAISREQHDQRQAAALNARAQEAEAEATLTSAELELQYTRVTAPVAGRTGRAMVTKGNLASADQSMLTTLVSVDPLYVYFDSNETEAQGAQTLIAQSETMTLHIGLTGETGFPHQGQLDFVDNQINADTGTLRYRAVLPNPDGAFRPGQFARVEMPVANLSEAMLINRKAVLANQDRRFVYVVGDDNTVTPRQVQIGREVGDLVVVRDGLKAGERVIVNGTQKVLAPGMPVAPNPVAMREPTTGQDVAINQP, from the coding sequence ATGAAGAAGTTCGACCAGAAGCGTATGCCGAAAGCAGGGCTGACTCACAGCCTGGGCGTCATGCTCGTCATCGCGCTGCTCATCGGCTGCGACGCCCGTGGCGAAGCAGATGCCACCAATGCTCCACCGCCCCCGGAAGTGGATGTGGCCACGGTCCTGAGAGAGCCGGTAACTCTGAGGGAGACCTTCACGGGTCGCGTGGCGTCCCCGCAGACCGTACAAGTCCGGCCACGGGTGAGTGGCTATATCGATGAGGTTGCCTTCGAGGAAGGAGAACTGGTCGAAGCGGGCGATCTGCTGTTCCGTATCGACCCCCGCCCCTACGAGGCTCGCGTCCAGGCCGCCAAGGCATCATTGGCACAGGCACGCAGCCAGCGTCAGCTCGCCGAGGTCGAGGCCGAACGGGCCAGGACCTTGGTCGGACGGCAGGCCATTTCCCGGGAGCAGCACGATCAGCGCCAGGCGGCGGCGCTCAATGCCCGGGCGCAGGAAGCCGAGGCCGAGGCCACGCTGACCAGTGCCGAATTGGAACTGCAGTACACCCGGGTCACCGCGCCGGTGGCAGGCCGTACCGGACGCGCCATGGTGACGAAAGGCAATCTCGCCAGCGCTGACCAGTCGATGCTGACCACGCTGGTGTCGGTGGATCCCTTGTACGTCTACTTCGACAGCAACGAAACCGAGGCCCAGGGGGCGCAGACGCTGATAGCCCAGAGCGAGACCATGACGCTACATATCGGCCTGACCGGCGAGACGGGCTTCCCCCACCAGGGTCAGTTGGATTTCGTCGATAACCAGATCAACGCGGATACCGGCACGCTGCGCTATCGCGCGGTTCTGCCCAACCCGGATGGCGCATTTCGGCCCGGCCAGTTCGCGCGCGTGGAGATGCCTGTGGCCAACCTCAGTGAGGCGATGCTGATCAATCGCAAGGCGGTGCTCGCCAATCAGGACCGGCGCTTCGTCTACGTGGTCGGCGACGACAATACCGTGACGCCGCGCCAAGTGCAGATCGGTCGCGAGGTGGGAGATCTGGTGGTGGTCCGCGACGGCCTGAAAGCCGGTGAGCGCGTGATCGTCAACGGCACCCAGAAGGTCCTCGCGCCGGGGATGCCGGTCGCGCCGAATCCGGTTGCCATGCGCGAGCCGACGACCGGCCAGGATGTTGCCATCAATCAGCCCTAG